One genomic region from Mycobacterium basiliense encodes:
- the ureG gene encoding urease accessory protein UreG, with the protein MSTLNRSESHSHSHSHPHTHADRPRRVRRPGEPLRIGVGGPVGSGKTALVAAVCRQLRSELSLAVLTNDIYTTEDADFLRKHAVLPDDRITAVQTGGCPHTAIRDDITANLDAIDDLIAAHASLDLILVESGGDNLTATFSSGLVDVQIFVIDVAGGDKVPRKGGPGVTFSDLLVVNKTDLAPLVGADLQVMARDAEAVRDGRPTVLQSLTEDPAATKVLDWVRTQLAAHS; encoded by the coding sequence GTGTCAACACTAAACCGGTCCGAAAGCCACTCCCACTCGCACAGTCACCCGCACACCCACGCCGATCGTCCGCGCCGGGTCCGACGGCCAGGCGAGCCGCTGCGAATCGGGGTTGGCGGCCCAGTGGGCTCCGGGAAAACAGCATTGGTCGCGGCGGTTTGCCGGCAACTGCGAAGCGAGCTTTCCTTGGCGGTGCTGACAAACGACATCTACACCACCGAGGACGCAGATTTCTTACGTAAGCATGCCGTGCTGCCAGACGATCGGATCACCGCCGTGCAGACCGGCGGCTGCCCGCACACAGCGATCCGCGACGATATCACCGCGAACCTGGACGCGATCGACGATTTGATCGCCGCGCACGCATCGCTGGATTTAATTTTGGTCGAGTCCGGTGGCGACAACCTCACCGCAACGTTCTCGTCTGGCCTGGTAGACGTGCAGATCTTCGTGATCGACGTGGCCGGCGGCGACAAGGTGCCGCGCAAGGGCGGGCCCGGCGTGACCTTCTCCGATTTGCTGGTGGTCAACAAGACCGACCTGGCCCCGTTGGTCGGCGCCGACCTGCAGGTGATGGCCCGCGACGCCGAGGCAGTGCGCGACGGACGACCCACCGTGTTGCAATCGCTCACCGAGGACCCGGCCGCCACCAAGGTACTCGACTGGGTCCGCACACAACTGGCCGCCCACAGCTAG
- a CDS encoding urease accessory protein UreD, with amino-acid sequence MHSEILLVSSRRRLPRIECRGGVAARCTAPDTVYLVSAAANPLGGDTLDIRMIVEEGSRLRLRSAAAAVALPGADTVMSHANWEIDVTGTLDVDLEPTVVAAAARHVSAVVLRLHDNAEVRFRERVQIGRCGEREGFWSGSLCADRHGRPLLRHRVELGAGSLADDVISAPRATVNELRYPATPFNAELECGTTVLTLAGGGTLSTWQSDLLTGSSLAPWQPNLL; translated from the coding sequence GTGCACTCCGAGATCCTGCTGGTGTCATCGCGGAGACGGCTGCCCCGCATTGAGTGTCGGGGCGGTGTCGCCGCCCGTTGCACCGCGCCCGACACGGTCTATCTAGTGTCGGCGGCGGCAAACCCGCTGGGCGGGGACACTTTGGATATCCGAATGATTGTTGAGGAGGGCTCACGGTTGCGGCTGCGCAGCGCGGCCGCAGCCGTAGCTCTGCCCGGCGCCGACACAGTGATGTCGCACGCCAACTGGGAAATCGACGTTACGGGCACCCTCGATGTGGACCTCGAGCCCACGGTCGTCGCCGCCGCTGCCCGGCACGTGTCAGCCGTTGTCCTGCGGCTGCACGACAACGCTGAGGTCCGTTTCCGTGAACGCGTCCAGATCGGCAGATGCGGTGAGCGCGAGGGATTCTGGTCAGGATCGCTGTGTGCGGACCGGCACGGCCGCCCGCTATTGCGACACCGAGTCGAACTTGGCGCCGGATCCTTGGCCGACGACGTGATCTCGGCGCCGCGCGCCACCGTCAACGAGCTGCGTTATCCCGCAACTCCATTCAACGCCGAGCTGGAATGTGGCACAACGGTGCTGACGTTGGCCGGCGGCGGAACGCTGAGCACCTGGCAATCCGATCTGTTGACCGGTTCGTCCCTGGCGCCGTGGCAACCGAACTTGCTCTAG
- a CDS encoding urease accessory protein UreF, translating to MTQLAMLLTLADSRLPTGAHVHSGGVEEAVTGGMVANLGTLEAFLRRRIRSQGLVMGSIAAAVHRNDLSIEDADLETDARTPAPAARDTSRAQGRGLARLARAVWPDAGWDILGPRPHLAVVAGRIGAITALKPEHSALHIVYTTMTSSATAAQRLLALDPADVAVLTFRLSELCESTAVQANAGLADLSDPLLDTLAQRHAARERPLFAS from the coding sequence ATGACCCAGCTCGCCATGCTTCTCACGCTGGCCGATTCGCGGCTGCCCACTGGCGCGCACGTGCACTCCGGCGGCGTCGAAGAGGCGGTCACCGGCGGTATGGTGGCCAATCTGGGCACCCTGGAAGCGTTTCTGCGCCGACGAATCCGCAGCCAGGGCTTGGTGATGGGGTCGATCGCGGCGGCGGTGCACCGGAATGACCTGTCTATCGAAGACGCCGATCTTGAAACCGATGCACGCACACCGGCCCCCGCGGCCCGAGACACCTCGCGCGCCCAGGGACGCGGGCTGGCTCGGCTTGCCCGCGCGGTGTGGCCCGACGCGGGTTGGGACATTCTTGGCCCGCGACCGCATCTGGCGGTGGTCGCTGGCCGCATCGGCGCGATCACTGCGCTCAAGCCTGAGCACAGTGCACTACACATCGTCTACACGACAATGACCAGCTCAGCTACCGCCGCCCAGCGACTGTTGGCGCTAGATCCCGCCGACGTCGCGGTCCTGACCTTCCGGCTATCCGAGCTGTGCGAATCGACCGCTGTCCAGGCCAATGCTGGCCTGGCCGACCTATCCGACCCTTTGCTCGACACGCTCGCGCAGCGCCACGCCGCACGCGAACGGCCATTGTTCGCCTCCTGA
- a CDS encoding M56 family metallopeptidase, with amino-acid sequence MSALAFTILAVLLAGPTPALLARAKWPMRAPRAAMVLWQAIALAAVLSAFSAGIAIASRLVMPGTDGRPTAGIVDAESRLGWALWAAYLAVLMLTVLVGVRLMVAVVRVAIATRRRRAHHRMVVDLVGIGHDVAHGQPGTMARDLRVLEVAQPLAYCLPGVRSRVVVSEGTLNTLTDNEVAAILTHERAHLRARHDLVLEAFTAVHAAFPRLVRSANALRGVQLLVELLADDAAVRAAGRAPLARALVACASGRAPVGALAAGGPSTVLRVRRLSGRGNSMAVSLSAYLAAAAVLVVPTIALAVPWLTELQRLFGL; translated from the coding sequence GTGTCCGCGCTGGCCTTCACCATCCTCGCGGTGCTGTTGGCCGGTCCGACGCCGGCCTTACTGGCACGAGCGAAGTGGCCGATGCGCGCCCCGCGCGCCGCGATGGTGCTCTGGCAGGCGATCGCGCTAGCCGCCGTCCTGTCGGCCTTCAGCGCCGGTATTGCGATCGCCAGCCGGTTGGTCATGCCGGGGACCGATGGCCGGCCGACAGCGGGCATCGTGGACGCGGAAAGCCGGCTGGGCTGGGCGCTGTGGGCGGCATACCTCGCTGTCCTGATGCTCACGGTGCTGGTCGGGGTGCGGCTGATGGTCGCGGTGGTGCGGGTGGCCATCGCCACGCGTCGCCGGCGAGCCCACCACCGCATGGTGGTAGACCTGGTCGGAATCGGACACGACGTGGCGCACGGCCAGCCCGGCACCATGGCTCGCGATCTACGTGTCCTGGAGGTCGCGCAACCACTTGCTTACTGCCTGCCAGGAGTGCGCAGTCGCGTCGTGGTTAGCGAGGGAACACTGAACACGCTGACCGACAACGAAGTGGCGGCGATCCTCACCCACGAGCGTGCTCACCTACGCGCCCGCCACGACCTGGTATTGGAGGCGTTCACCGCCGTGCACGCGGCGTTTCCGCGGTTGGTCCGCAGCGCCAACGCCCTGCGCGGGGTGCAATTGCTCGTCGAACTGCTGGCCGACGACGCGGCCGTGCGCGCGGCCGGGCGCGCGCCGTTGGCCCGGGCTCTGGTCGCCTGCGCATCGGGTCGGGCGCCGGTGGGTGCGCTGGCCGCTGGGGGCCCCAGCACGGTGCTACGGGTGCGGCGCCTGTCGGGCCGTGGAAACAGCATGGCGGTATCGCTGTCCGCGTACCTGGCCGCGGCCGCGGTGCTGGTGGTGCCCACTATCGCCCTGGCCGTGCCGTGGCTGACGGAGCTGCAGCGGCTGTTCGGCCTCTGA
- a CDS encoding urease subunit gamma produces MRLSPHEQERLLVSYAAELARRRRARGLRLNYPEAVALISDHVLEGARDGRTVAELMASGCEVLARDDVMEGVPEMLDDVQVEATFPDGTKLVTVHLPIQ; encoded by the coding sequence ATGCGTCTATCGCCGCACGAGCAGGAACGCCTGCTCGTGTCTTACGCCGCTGAGCTGGCCCGCCGCCGGCGGGCCCGCGGCTTACGGCTGAACTACCCGGAAGCGGTTGCGCTGATCTCCGACCACGTCCTGGAGGGCGCACGCGATGGCCGTACCGTGGCAGAGCTAATGGCCAGCGGGTGCGAGGTGCTGGCTCGCGATGACGTCATGGAGGGGGTCCCGGAGATGCTCGACGATGTGCAAGTGGAAGCGACGTTCCCGGACGGAACCAAGTTGGTCACGGTCCATCTCCCGATCCAATGA
- a CDS encoding NAD(P)/FAD-dependent oxidoreductase: protein MSPQQETTGEARRRHRVVIIGSGFGGLNAAKKLKRADVDIKLIARTTHHLFQPLLYQVATGIISEGEIAPPTRVVLRKQRNVQVLLGNVTHIDLANRRVVSELLGHTYETAYDSLIVAAGAGQSYFGNDHFAEFAPGMKSIDDALELRGRILSAFEQAERSSDPERRAKLLTFTVVGAGPTGVEMAGQIAELAEHTLKGAFRHIDSTRARVILLDAAPAVLPPFGEKLGERAAARLEKLGVEIQLGAMVTDVDRNGITVKDSDGTIRRIESACKVWSAGVQASRLGRDLAEQSAVELDRAGRVQVLPDLSVPGHPNVFVVGDMAAVEGVPGVAQGAIQGAKYVASTIKAELDGANPAEREPFEYFDKGSMATVSRFSAVAKIGPLEFSGFIAWLIWLVLHLVYLIGFKTKITTLLSWTVTFLSTRRGQLTITEQQAFARTRIEQLAELAAEAHGSAAVKAS, encoded by the coding sequence ATGAGTCCCCAGCAGGAAACCACAGGTGAGGCGCGTCGAAGGCATCGAGTTGTCATCATCGGTTCCGGGTTCGGCGGACTCAATGCGGCAAAGAAGCTCAAACGGGCCGACGTCGACATCAAGCTGATCGCTCGAACCACCCATCACCTGTTCCAGCCGTTGCTCTACCAAGTGGCCACCGGGATCATCTCGGAAGGCGAAATCGCACCGCCAACCCGCGTGGTGCTGCGCAAACAGCGCAACGTGCAGGTGTTGCTGGGCAATGTCACCCACATCGACCTGGCCAACCGGCGCGTCGTTTCGGAGTTGCTGGGGCATACCTACGAAACCGCCTACGACAGCCTTATCGTTGCCGCCGGGGCCGGCCAGTCCTACTTCGGCAACGACCATTTCGCGGAGTTCGCCCCGGGCATGAAGTCGATCGACGATGCGCTGGAGTTGCGTGGGCGGATTCTCAGCGCATTCGAGCAGGCAGAGCGATCGAGCGATCCTGAACGACGGGCCAAACTGCTGACATTCACCGTCGTTGGGGCGGGTCCCACCGGCGTTGAAATGGCCGGACAGATCGCGGAACTCGCCGAACATACGTTGAAAGGTGCTTTCCGGCATATCGACTCGACCAGGGCGCGGGTGATCTTGCTCGATGCAGCCCCTGCGGTGCTTCCGCCCTTCGGCGAAAAGCTGGGCGAGCGGGCGGCGGCACGGTTGGAAAAGCTCGGGGTGGAGATCCAGTTGGGTGCGATGGTCACCGACGTGGACCGCAACGGCATCACTGTCAAGGACTCCGACGGGACCATTCGGCGCATCGAGTCGGCCTGCAAGGTGTGGTCCGCCGGTGTGCAGGCCAGCCGGCTTGGCCGGGACCTCGCCGAGCAGTCCGCCGTTGAGCTCGACCGGGCCGGCCGGGTTCAGGTGCTGCCCGACTTGTCGGTCCCCGGGCATCCCAACGTGTTCGTCGTCGGTGACATGGCCGCGGTTGAGGGTGTGCCGGGTGTGGCGCAGGGGGCCATTCAGGGCGCAAAGTACGTCGCCAGCACGATCAAGGCCGAACTCGACGGCGCCAACCCCGCAGAACGTGAGCCGTTCGAATACTTCGACAAGGGCTCCATGGCGACGGTCTCGCGGTTCTCTGCGGTAGCGAAGATCGGTCCGCTGGAGTTCAGTGGCTTTATCGCGTGGCTGATCTGGCTGGTGCTGCACCTGGTCTACCTGATCGGGTTCAAGACCAAGATCACCACGCTGCTGTCATGGACGGTGACCTTCCTAAGCACCCGGCGTGGTCAACTGACCATCACCGAGCAGCAGGCCTTCGCCAGAACACGTATCGAACAGCTAGCCGAGCTGGCCGCCGAGGCGCACGGTTCAGCGGCGGTGAAAGCCAGCTAG
- a CDS encoding urease subunit beta produces the protein MIPGEILYGSGDIDINAGAQRLEVQVVNTGDRPVQVGSHVHFSQANPALSFDRTAAHGYRLDIAAATAVRFEPGVPQLVSLVPLSGRREVHGLTLDPPGELDI, from the coding sequence ATGATCCCCGGCGAGATCCTCTACGGCAGTGGGGATATCGACATCAACGCGGGTGCACAGCGTCTCGAAGTCCAGGTCGTCAACACCGGCGACCGTCCGGTGCAGGTGGGCAGTCACGTGCACTTTTCCCAGGCTAATCCGGCGCTGTCGTTCGATCGTACTGCCGCGCACGGCTATCGCCTGGACATTGCGGCGGCCACCGCGGTCCGCTTCGAACCGGGTGTGCCGCAGCTGGTCTCGTTGGTTCCGCTGAGCGGACGTCGCGAGGTACACGGGTTGACCTTGGATCCGCCCGGAGAGCTGGATATTTGA
- a CDS encoding PaaI family thioesterase, with translation MPSPQDPGTGFNPPIFTSPFDTELGLQFTELSPDRARAQLEVKPKLLQPMGLVHGGVYCSMVESMASMAAFTWLNAHGGGAVVGVNNNTDFLRAIGSGMVYGTAEPLHRGHRQQLWLVVITDEAGRPVARGQVRLQNLEPPPAGG, from the coding sequence GTGCCATCGCCCCAGGACCCGGGCACCGGGTTCAACCCGCCGATATTCACCTCGCCGTTCGACACCGAATTGGGTCTACAGTTCACCGAACTCAGTCCAGATCGCGCTCGAGCGCAACTCGAGGTCAAACCCAAGCTGCTGCAGCCCATGGGCCTCGTCCATGGCGGTGTGTACTGCTCGATGGTGGAGAGCATGGCCAGCATGGCCGCGTTCACATGGCTCAACGCCCATGGCGGCGGGGCGGTGGTCGGCGTCAACAACAACACCGACTTCCTGCGCGCCATCGGGTCGGGGATGGTGTACGGCACCGCCGAACCACTGCACCGCGGTCATCGGCAACAACTGTGGTTGGTTGTGATCACAGACGAGGCCGGTCGCCCGGTGGCGCGGGGTCAGGTGCGGCTGCAGAATTTGGAGCCTCCGCCCGCCGGCGGGTGA
- a CDS encoding urease subunit alpha, with product MTALSRERYAQLYGPTTGDRIRLADTNLLVEVTEDRCGGPGLAGDEAVFGGGKVLRESMGQGRATRAEGAPDTVITGAVIIDYWGIVKADIGIRDGRIVAIGKAGNPDVMAGIHPDLVVGPATEIIGGNGRIVTAGAIDCHVHLICPQLMPEALGAGTTTIIGGGTGPAEGTKATTVTPGGWHLARMLESLDSWPVNFALLGKGNTVNPEALWEQLRCGAAGFKLHEDWGSTPAAIHACVTVAEAAGIQVALHTDTLNEMGFVENTLGAIAGRSIHTYHTEGAGGGHAPDIITVAAHPNVLPSSTNPTRPHTINTLDEHLDMLMVCHHLNPRIPEDLAFAESRIRPSTMAAEDLLHDMGAISMIGSDSQAMGRVGEVVMRTWQTAHVMKARRGPLPGDGSADNNRVRRYVAKYTICPAVAHGLDQEVGSVEVGKLADLVIWEPAFFGVRPHAVLKGGAIAFAAMGDANASIPTPQPVFARPMFGAAPSTAAATSVHFVAPQSIDAGLADRLAVNRTLVPVANVRAIGKADLPLNDALPIIQVEPDTFTVRIDGEVWHEQPAAELPMAQRYFLF from the coding sequence ATGACGGCGCTGTCGAGGGAGCGCTATGCGCAGTTATATGGCCCCACCACCGGCGACCGTATCCGGTTAGCGGACACCAATCTGTTGGTGGAAGTTACCGAAGATCGCTGTGGGGGACCGGGACTGGCCGGTGATGAGGCGGTATTCGGTGGCGGCAAGGTATTGCGTGAGTCGATGGGTCAGGGCCGAGCCACCCGAGCCGAGGGTGCGCCCGACACGGTGATCACCGGGGCGGTCATCATCGACTATTGGGGAATCGTCAAAGCCGATATCGGAATCCGGGATGGTCGCATCGTCGCCATCGGTAAGGCCGGCAACCCCGACGTCATGGCCGGTATCCACCCCGACCTGGTGGTCGGGCCTGCTACCGAGATCATCGGGGGCAATGGACGAATCGTCACCGCGGGCGCCATCGATTGCCACGTACACCTGATCTGCCCGCAACTCATGCCCGAGGCCCTGGGGGCGGGCACCACCACGATTATCGGCGGCGGCACCGGACCTGCCGAGGGAACCAAAGCCACCACCGTCACCCCCGGCGGATGGCACTTGGCCCGAATGCTGGAATCGCTGGACAGCTGGCCGGTCAACTTCGCCCTCCTGGGCAAGGGCAACACCGTGAACCCCGAGGCGCTGTGGGAACAATTACGCTGCGGCGCAGCGGGCTTCAAGTTGCACGAAGATTGGGGTTCCACGCCCGCAGCAATCCATGCCTGCGTGACAGTCGCCGAGGCCGCCGGCATTCAGGTAGCGCTGCACACCGACACGCTCAACGAGATGGGTTTTGTCGAAAACACCCTTGGCGCAATCGCCGGACGCTCCATCCACACCTACCACACCGAGGGTGCGGGCGGCGGCCACGCACCGGACATCATCACGGTCGCGGCACACCCGAATGTGCTGCCCAGTTCCACCAATCCGACCCGCCCACACACCATCAACACTCTCGATGAGCACCTCGACATGCTGATGGTGTGCCACCATCTCAACCCGCGGATCCCGGAAGACTTGGCTTTTGCCGAGAGTCGGATCCGCCCATCCACCATGGCGGCCGAAGACCTGCTGCACGACATGGGCGCGATCTCGATGATCGGCAGCGACTCGCAGGCCATGGGCCGAGTCGGCGAAGTCGTGATGCGCACGTGGCAGACCGCGCATGTGATGAAGGCCCGCCGCGGGCCGCTGCCCGGCGACGGTTCTGCTGACAACAACCGAGTGCGGCGCTACGTTGCCAAGTACACCATCTGTCCGGCGGTTGCACATGGGCTCGACCAGGAAGTCGGATCGGTGGAGGTGGGCAAGCTGGCGGACTTGGTCATCTGGGAGCCAGCGTTTTTCGGAGTACGGCCACACGCCGTGCTCAAGGGCGGTGCGATCGCCTTTGCGGCGATGGGTGATGCGAACGCATCGATACCGACACCCCAACCCGTCTTTGCCCGACCGATGTTCGGCGCCGCGCCGTCCACGGCCGCGGCCACCTCGGTACACTTCGTCGCACCACAATCGATCGATGCGGGCCTCGCCGATCGGCTAGCGGTCAACCGGACACTGGTTCCGGTGGCTAATGTCCGGGCGATCGGCAAGGCCGACTTGCCGCTCAATGACGCGCTGCCGATCATCCAGGTCGAGCCTGATACCTTCACCGTACGTATCGACGGTGAGGTATGGCACGAGCAGCCGGCCGCCGAACTTCCAATGGCACAACGTTATTTCCTGTTCTAA
- a CDS encoding LLM class F420-dependent oxidoreductase, translating into MAIRLGFQIPNFSYGTGVEKLFPSVVAQAREAEAAGYDSLFLMDHFYQLPMLGTPDQPMLEAYTALGALATATEKLQLGTLVTGNTYRNPSLLGKVITTLDVVSAGRAILGIGAGWYELEHRQLGFEFGTFTDRFHRLEEALQILDPMVKGERPTFSGNWYTTESAMAEPRYRDRIPIMIGGGGEKKTFGIAARWADHLNIVAALDELPRKMDAVAARCEEAERDPSTLETSLMLTVVISEDVKPDQIPAETSSRMVMGSPEQIAEQVQTKVLDAGVDGVIINLAAHGYTPGVITTAAEALRPLLGQ; encoded by the coding sequence GTGGCTATCAGGCTTGGTTTTCAGATTCCTAACTTCTCCTACGGCACGGGTGTGGAGAAGCTCTTTCCGTCGGTGGTTGCGCAGGCGCGCGAGGCCGAGGCCGCCGGCTATGACTCGCTTTTCCTGATGGACCACTTCTACCAACTGCCCATGTTGGGCACGCCGGACCAGCCGATGCTGGAGGCCTACACCGCCCTGGGCGCGCTGGCCACCGCGACGGAGAAGCTGCAACTGGGCACCTTGGTGACCGGCAATACCTACCGCAACCCGAGCCTGCTGGGCAAGGTCATCACGACGTTGGACGTGGTCAGCGCGGGGAGAGCGATTCTCGGTATCGGCGCTGGTTGGTACGAACTCGAACACCGTCAGCTCGGGTTCGAATTCGGTACCTTCACCGACCGGTTCCACCGGCTTGAGGAGGCCCTACAGATCCTTGACCCGATGGTGAAAGGTGAGCGGCCCACCTTCTCCGGGAATTGGTACACCACCGAATCCGCGATGGCTGAGCCCCGCTACCGGGACCGAATCCCCATCATGATCGGCGGCGGCGGCGAAAAGAAGACCTTCGGCATCGCGGCCCGGTGGGCCGACCATCTCAACATCGTCGCAGCGCTGGATGAACTACCCCGAAAAATGGACGCCGTCGCTGCCCGCTGTGAAGAGGCCGAGCGCGATCCGTCGACACTGGAAACCAGCCTGATGTTGACGGTGGTGATCAGCGAGGACGTCAAGCCGGATCAGATTCCCGCCGAGACCAGTAGTCGCATGGTCATGGGTAGCCCCGAACAGATCGCTGAGCAGGTGCAAACCAAAGTGCTCGACGCCGGCGTGGATGGCGTCATCATCAACCTGGCTGCGCACGGCTACACCCCTGGTGTCATCACGACGGCCGCCGAGGCGCTGCGCCCCCTGCTTGGTCAGTAA
- the gndA gene encoding NADP-dependent phosphogluconate dehydrogenase, which translates to MSSSESSTASAQIGVTGLAVMGSNIARNFARHGYTVALHNRSVAKTDALLKEHGPEGKFVRSETIAEFLAALQRPRRVLIMVKAGDPTDAVINELADAMEPGDIIIDGGNALYTDTIRREKAMRERGLHFVGAGISGGEEGALNGPSIMPGGPAESYKSLGPLLEEISAHVDGVPCCIHIGPDGSGHFVKMVHNGIEYSDMQLIGEAYQLLRDGLGLTAPQIADVFTEWNTGELDSYLVEITAEVLRQTDAKTGKPLVDVILDQAEQKGTGRWTVKSALDLGVPVTGIAEAVFARALSGSVEQRAAARGLASGRLGDKPADPDTFTENVRRALYASKIVAYAQGFNQIQAGSAEFGWDITPGDLATIWRGGCIIRAKFLNRIKEAFDAEPNLASLLVAPYFRSAVESAIDSWRRVVSTAAQLGIPTPGFSSALSYYDGLRTERLPAALTQAQRDFFGAHTYGRIDGPGKFHTLWSADRSEVPA; encoded by the coding sequence ATGAGTTCGTCGGAATCGAGCACCGCCAGCGCGCAGATCGGTGTCACCGGCCTGGCCGTGATGGGTTCGAACATTGCCCGCAACTTCGCTCGGCACGGATATACCGTGGCGCTGCACAATCGATCCGTTGCCAAGACCGATGCGCTGCTGAAAGAGCACGGGCCGGAGGGAAAGTTCGTGCGCAGCGAAACAATCGCGGAGTTCCTCGCCGCGTTGCAGCGCCCGCGCCGGGTGCTGATCATGGTCAAGGCGGGCGACCCCACCGATGCGGTAATCAACGAGCTTGCCGACGCCATGGAACCGGGCGACATCATTATCGACGGCGGCAATGCGCTTTATACCGACACTATTCGCCGCGAGAAAGCGATGCGCGAGCGTGGCCTGCACTTTGTCGGCGCCGGCATCTCTGGCGGCGAAGAGGGCGCGCTGAACGGGCCGTCGATCATGCCCGGAGGGCCCGCTGAATCCTATAAATCGCTGGGGCCGCTGCTCGAGGAGATTTCCGCGCATGTCGACGGTGTGCCGTGTTGCATCCACATCGGCCCCGACGGATCCGGTCACTTCGTCAAGATGGTGCACAACGGCATCGAATACTCCGACATGCAGCTCATCGGCGAGGCCTATCAGCTGCTGCGTGACGGGCTGGGTTTGACCGCACCGCAGATCGCCGACGTGTTCACCGAGTGGAACACCGGCGAGTTGGATAGTTATCTGGTCGAAATCACCGCCGAGGTGTTGCGACAAACGGACGCCAAAACCGGAAAGCCGCTTGTCGACGTCATTCTCGACCAAGCCGAGCAAAAGGGCACCGGGCGCTGGACGGTGAAGTCCGCCCTGGACCTCGGCGTACCCGTCACCGGCATTGCCGAGGCGGTGTTCGCCCGCGCGCTGTCGGGATCGGTGGAGCAGCGTGCGGCCGCTCGCGGGCTGGCGTCCGGGCGGCTCGGCGATAAACCCGCCGACCCCGACACCTTCACCGAGAACGTGCGGCGGGCCTTGTACGCATCGAAGATCGTGGCCTACGCCCAGGGTTTCAACCAGATTCAGGCGGGTAGCGCCGAATTCGGGTGGGACATCACACCGGGCGACCTGGCCACCATTTGGCGCGGTGGCTGCATCATTCGGGCAAAGTTCCTCAACCGCATCAAGGAAGCGTTCGACGCGGAACCCAATCTGGCCAGCCTGCTGGTGGCGCCGTATTTCCGCAGCGCGGTTGAGTCCGCGATCGACAGTTGGCGACGCGTGGTGTCCACCGCGGCTCAGCTGGGTATACCCACCCCAGGCTTCTCGTCGGCCCTGTCGTACTACGACGGGTTACGCACCGAGCGACTGCCTGCCGCACTCACGCAGGCCCAGCGCGACTTCTTCGGCGCGCACACCTACGGGCGGATCGATGGGCCAGGCAAGTTCCACACCTTGTGGAGTGCAGACCGCAGCGAGGTGCCGGCCTAG
- a CDS encoding BlaI/MecI/CopY family transcriptional regulator, with protein MAKLTRLGDLERAVMDHLWSMTEPQTVRQVHEALSVRRDLAYTTVMTVLQRLAKKNLVSQIRDDRAHRYAPVHGRDELVAGLMVDALAQAEDSGDRQAALVHFVERVGADEADALRRALAELEASHRIPPSTGAAADD; from the coding sequence ATGGCCAAGCTGACGCGGCTGGGGGATCTGGAACGCGCCGTGATGGATCACCTGTGGTCCATGACGGAACCTCAGACCGTTCGCCAGGTCCACGAAGCGTTGTCGGTGCGACGCGATCTGGCGTACACGACCGTGATGACCGTGCTGCAACGGTTGGCCAAGAAAAATCTGGTCTCTCAGATCCGTGACGATCGGGCCCACCGCTACGCACCTGTGCATGGTCGCGACGAACTGGTCGCCGGATTGATGGTCGATGCGCTGGCCCAGGCCGAGGATTCCGGTGACCGACAGGCCGCCTTGGTGCACTTCGTGGAGCGTGTCGGTGCCGACGAGGCGGACGCACTTCGGCGGGCCCTCGCCGAATTGGAAGCGAGCCACCGCATTCCGCCATCTACTGGCGCTGCGGCGGACGACTGA